A genomic stretch from Leptospira andrefontaineae includes:
- a CDS encoding M24 family metallopeptidase: MSRETYPKEELESYRKVQALAYEAVESVRKELYPGITEKEAARKIDDYIRNAGGTSFFHYGFAWFGDRTAFRGFKRPLSLNYLRKEEGLLPHFGGKFQPSNRRLEEGMAVILDVAPTFAGRAADVGYAFSFGKNPEHDKALANLEEYRELILRRVLEERTLSEIYLEVDARIRASGYVNCHSIYPQGVLGHKVGRLPAYNLPGGRVNGFPFQTFAYLFPQMIKDLIPGVSGHSPLWGEGSDFRAEPGLWAVEPHIGKIYNGSKGSESFGAKWEEILVVTDSTAYWLDEDLPHVRLWNEKKKSKSSNSKVSNKKQKEKVPA; the protein is encoded by the coding sequence ATGTCCCGCGAAACATATCCTAAAGAAGAACTAGAATCCTATCGCAAAGTGCAAGCCTTGGCTTACGAAGCGGTGGAATCCGTGCGTAAGGAATTGTACCCTGGGATCACCGAAAAAGAAGCAGCCCGCAAAATTGATGATTATATTCGAAACGCCGGGGGCACATCCTTCTTCCATTATGGGTTTGCATGGTTCGGAGATAGGACCGCATTCAGAGGATTCAAACGTCCACTCTCTCTTAATTATTTAAGAAAGGAAGAAGGGTTACTCCCACACTTCGGAGGAAAATTCCAACCCTCTAATCGAAGATTAGAAGAAGGTATGGCAGTCATCCTAGATGTAGCTCCTACGTTTGCAGGAAGAGCTGCAGATGTGGGTTACGCATTTTCATTCGGTAAAAATCCGGAACACGATAAGGCACTCGCAAATTTAGAAGAATACAGAGAGTTAATTTTAAGAAGGGTTTTAGAAGAAAGAACCTTATCCGAAATCTATTTGGAAGTAGACGCAAGGATCCGTGCATCCGGATACGTTAACTGTCATTCAATCTATCCTCAGGGAGTTTTAGGTCATAAGGTAGGAAGGCTTCCCGCATATAATCTTCCAGGTGGAAGAGTGAATGGATTTCCATTCCAAACATTCGCATATTTATTCCCTCAAATGATAAAAGATCTGATCCCTGGGGTCTCAGGACATTCGCCATTATGGGGAGAAGGTTCTGATTTCAGAGCAGAACCAGGACTCTGGGCAGTAGAACCTCATATAGGTAAGATATATAACGGTTCCAAAGGATCTGAGTCCTTCGGAGCAAAATGGGAAGAGATCCTAGTAGTTACAGACTCTACAGCGTATTGGTTGGATGAGGATCTTCCTCATGTTCGTCTTTGGAACGAAAAGAAAAAATCTAAGTCTTCAAACTCCAAGGTCAGTAATAAGAAACAAAAAGAAAAAGTTCCCGCTTAA
- a CDS encoding MBL fold metallo-hydrolase, producing the protein MDKIRTIDCGYVEAGLACAYLIVDGNRATFVENNTNNAVPLLLEALKEEGLGPESVDYIIITHVHLDHAGGTGKLVSLCPNATVLAHPKAVPHVIDPTRLIKSSIQVYGEENYFKLYGEILPVPSDRVRTMSEGEELIWQKRIFKFLHTRGHANHHFCIYDSLTNGIFTGDTFGIGYTLFRKGKDSLLFPSTTPTDFDPEEAILSVDKILATGADKAYLTHFGVWEDIRSGASQMKEGLNVMKNVLISAEKTGLEGEALVSFCEGRVRSYLEDQIRIRDLPFGEKEERFIGFDSQINAQGIAFKIERSRKSRK; encoded by the coding sequence TTGGATAAGATTCGGACCATAGATTGCGGATATGTGGAAGCAGGGCTTGCCTGCGCTTATCTGATCGTGGATGGTAACAGGGCCACATTCGTTGAAAATAATACGAATAACGCGGTTCCACTTTTATTAGAAGCATTAAAAGAAGAAGGGCTCGGCCCTGAGTCCGTGGATTATATTATAATCACTCATGTTCACTTGGATCATGCAGGTGGAACAGGAAAGCTCGTCTCACTTTGTCCAAATGCGACTGTACTTGCTCATCCAAAAGCTGTGCCTCACGTAATAGATCCTACTCGTTTGATCAAAAGTTCCATCCAAGTATATGGAGAAGAGAATTATTTTAAGTTGTACGGTGAGATTCTTCCTGTACCAAGTGATCGAGTTAGGACCATGAGCGAGGGGGAAGAGTTAATCTGGCAGAAAAGAATATTCAAATTTTTGCATACGAGAGGACATGCGAACCATCATTTTTGTATTTATGATTCTTTGACAAACGGGATTTTTACAGGAGATACATTCGGGATCGGTTATACATTATTTAGAAAAGGAAAAGATTCTCTTTTATTCCCTTCTACTACCCCGACTGATTTCGATCCGGAAGAAGCGATCCTTTCCGTAGACAAGATACTTGCAACGGGTGCGGATAAGGCTTATCTAACACATTTCGGAGTTTGGGAAGATATCCGTTCTGGAGCTTCTCAAATGAAAGAAGGTCTTAACGTTATGAAAAACGTTCTGATCTCTGCGGAAAAGACAGGTTTAGAAGGAGAAGCCTTGGTTTCCTTCTGTGAGGGTAGGGTTCGTTCTTATTTGGAAGACCAAATCCGTATTCGTGATCTTCCTTTTGGAGAAAAAGAGGAAAGATTTATAGGGTTCGATTCTCAGATCAATGCCCAAGGGATTGCGTTTAAGATAGAAAGATCTAGGAAGAGTAGGAAATAA
- a CDS encoding cytochrome-c peroxidase codes for MILICGDEKMKNTQILYVGLILALVSACGPSEKTKQLMQDAKTSFGILPEKMPGSEKDTPAKIALGEKLYFEKRLSINDSQSCSSCHGTLGKTAGVDNLPTSPGALGKNGDRNSPTSLNAGFHFVQFWDGRAADLKAQAKGPILNPVEMAMPSEAAVEKKLSEIAEYVDLFAKAFPDQDKKITYDNLAEAIAAFERTLITRDRFDEFQAGNHRALTSEEQKGLETFLSAGCIQCHNGPLLGGNSFRKLGQVNPYENTTDVGRSAVSKNDAEKYFFKVPSLRNIALTAPYFHDGKVATLPEAVKKMAYLQLGKELSSEEVDSIVSFLKALSDKNRSN; via the coding sequence ATGATTCTAATCTGTGGTGATGAAAAAATGAAGAATACACAAATACTTTACGTGGGTCTAATTTTGGCCCTTGTCTCGGCATGTGGTCCATCCGAGAAAACAAAACAGCTCATGCAAGACGCGAAGACTTCCTTCGGGATCCTTCCGGAAAAAATGCCAGGTTCCGAAAAGGATACTCCGGCTAAGATTGCTTTAGGCGAAAAACTTTATTTCGAAAAACGTCTTTCTATCAACGATTCACAGTCCTGCAGTTCCTGCCACGGGACTTTAGGAAAGACTGCTGGAGTCGATAATCTTCCTACTTCTCCAGGTGCTCTTGGAAAAAATGGAGATCGGAATTCTCCTACATCTCTGAACGCAGGATTTCATTTCGTTCAATTCTGGGATGGAAGAGCGGCTGACCTAAAGGCTCAGGCAAAAGGACCGATCTTAAACCCAGTGGAAATGGCTATGCCTTCCGAAGCAGCAGTAGAGAAAAAACTGTCTGAAATCGCAGAATACGTGGATCTGTTTGCAAAAGCATTCCCGGACCAGGACAAAAAGATTACCTATGACAATTTGGCAGAGGCGATTGCTGCGTTCGAGAGAACTTTGATTACCAGGGACCGTTTCGATGAATTCCAAGCTGGAAATCATAGAGCTTTAACTTCTGAAGAGCAGAAGGGACTGGAAACTTTCCTAAGCGCTGGATGTATCCAATGCCATAATGGGCCTCTTTTGGGAGGAAACAGCTTCCGTAAACTAGGACAAGTAAATCCTTACGAAAATACTACCGATGTCGGAAGATCTGCAGTGAGTAAGAACGATGCTGAAAAGTATTTCTTCAAAGTTCCGTCTCTTAGAAATATAGCCTTAACCGCTCCTTATTTCCACGATGGAAAGGTGGCAACCCTACCAGAAGCGGTGAAAAAAATGGCATATTTGCAGCTTGGAAAAGAGCTTTCCAGCGAAGAGGTAGATTCGATAGTATCTTTCTTGAAGGCATTATCGGATAAAAATCGGTCTAATTAA
- a CDS encoding citrate/2-methylcitrate synthase: protein MSDFVELKFGDQVHRLPVITGTDGNKGIDIRDLHTKTGLTSYDPGFFNTAYAQSKISRRDPMTGDLQYRGYDVAELVHYSTFVETSYLLIYGDLPSEKQLKEFSMKLSKHSLIHEDMINLFDGFPGRAHPLAVLSVMVSSLSSYYQDEYEEYLDRGIDQAARLLAKIRTIAAFSYKKMIGQPFVYPVDRHPYCTNFLYMLFSIPSVKYQPSEEHDRILNQLWILYADHEQNVSNTTVQLIGSTQANIFASVSSAINALWGSREGGRQVAAVELIEDIIKSKLSVPEFFERFKKGESQLHSTCFGHDAYKVKSKRSTIAQKLFSEFYKQKKLDPIAEIALQVDDFVSKDPFYLEKNLYPNLEFYSAILFHSLGIPKELFTAMQAIGKLPGWLAHWREQRIGVNASHKVRPRQIFTGETHRKYRQILER, encoded by the coding sequence ATGAGCGATTTCGTAGAGTTGAAATTCGGAGACCAGGTCCACCGTCTTCCAGTAATCACCGGAACTGACGGGAATAAAGGAATCGATATTAGAGATTTGCATACTAAGACGGGACTTACTTCTTACGATCCCGGTTTTTTTAATACTGCATATGCCCAGAGTAAAATTTCCAGAAGAGACCCTATGACTGGAGATTTACAATACAGAGGCTATGATGTCGCAGAATTAGTGCATTATTCCACCTTTGTTGAGACCAGCTATTTGCTGATTTATGGAGATCTTCCGAGCGAAAAGCAGTTAAAAGAATTCTCCATGAAACTTTCCAAACATAGTTTGATCCACGAAGATATGATCAATCTATTCGATGGTTTCCCAGGAAGAGCTCATCCACTTGCGGTTCTTTCCGTGATGGTTTCTTCCTTATCCAGTTATTACCAAGATGAATACGAAGAATACTTGGATCGAGGAATTGACCAAGCAGCTCGACTTTTAGCTAAGATCAGAACAATCGCAGCATTCTCTTATAAAAAAATGATCGGGCAACCTTTCGTTTATCCGGTGGATCGTCATCCATACTGTACAAATTTCTTATATATGCTTTTCTCCATTCCGTCGGTTAAATACCAACCGTCAGAAGAGCATGATAGGATCTTAAATCAACTTTGGATCTTATACGCAGACCATGAGCAGAATGTTTCGAACACTACCGTTCAGTTGATCGGTTCCACTCAGGCAAATATATTCGCATCCGTTTCTTCCGCGATCAACGCACTTTGGGGTTCCAGAGAAGGTGGAAGACAAGTTGCAGCAGTCGAATTGATCGAAGATATTATTAAATCTAAACTTTCGGTTCCTGAGTTTTTCGAAAGATTCAAAAAGGGAGAATCCCAACTTCACTCCACATGTTTCGGTCACGATGCATACAAGGTGAAGAGCAAACGTTCTACAATCGCTCAAAAACTATTCTCTGAATTTTATAAGCAGAAGAAGTTGGACCCAATCGCAGAGATCGCTTTGCAAGTGGATGATTTCGTAAGCAAAGATCCATTCTATCTGGAAAAAAATCTGTATCCTAATTTAGAGTTCTATAGCGCGATCCTATTCCATAGTTTAGGGATTCCTAAAGAACTTTTCACTGCAATGCAGGCGATCGGTAAACTCCCAGGTTGGTTGGCTCACTGGAGAGAACAAAGGATCGGTGTGAATGCATCTCATAAAGTCCGTCCTCGCCAGATCTTTACAGGTGAGACTCACAGGAAATACAGACAAATCCTGGAAAGATAA
- a CDS encoding AraC family transcriptional regulator, whose protein sequence is MEHLPGFFLHFWIQFGTALCLLLAAMELAKKRENAMPGGIFYLAIILALVESRLGLGLLPWAADHIWFWPAFFPAVWAVGPTLLIVSRNMVQFALDREIQIGKHFIPAILLLLGELIAYIILPAEEIREYIRNAMFGSKVDILTGVTIFGSIHQTVYSIFLWVLFRKASKETEIPLSSLVYTILFVVFTTIQLCWFGYFLKNQFLLAAGSSFQTLGIVLVFLFSSRYPNFFISLKSEIQQKRYERTQLNGLDLDQLHTRIKELVEADKIYKEENLKIQDFAEKLLVSPHQLSRILNETYGKNFNEFLNSFRVEEAKTLLLEDLERTVLSIAYDVGFNTKSTFNAQFLKITGMTPLEWRKKGSKL, encoded by the coding sequence TTGGAGCATCTGCCCGGTTTTTTTCTTCATTTTTGGATCCAATTTGGAACCGCACTTTGCCTACTTCTCGCGGCGATGGAACTCGCTAAAAAAAGGGAAAATGCGATGCCGGGTGGGATTTTCTATCTGGCGATCATTCTCGCGTTGGTAGAGAGTCGATTAGGCCTAGGTCTGCTCCCATGGGCCGCAGATCATATTTGGTTCTGGCCCGCATTCTTTCCCGCAGTTTGGGCTGTGGGTCCCACATTACTTATAGTCTCTAGAAATATGGTCCAATTTGCCTTGGATAGAGAGATCCAGATCGGAAAACATTTTATCCCGGCAATTTTACTTTTACTCGGGGAATTAATAGCCTATATCATTCTACCTGCAGAAGAGATCCGAGAATATATTCGAAATGCAATGTTTGGCTCGAAGGTGGATATTCTAACCGGAGTTACAATCTTCGGTTCCATCCACCAAACAGTTTATTCCATCTTTCTTTGGGTATTATTCAGAAAGGCGTCTAAAGAAACTGAGATCCCGCTTTCTTCTCTAGTTTATACGATCCTGTTTGTCGTATTTACTACCATTCAACTTTGTTGGTTCGGATATTTTTTAAAAAATCAGTTTTTGTTAGCTGCAGGTTCTAGTTTCCAAACTTTAGGGATCGTTCTTGTATTTTTATTCTCCTCAAGGTATCCCAATTTTTTCATTTCTTTGAAGTCGGAGATCCAACAGAAAAGATATGAAAGAACCCAACTAAATGGATTGGATCTGGACCAACTTCATACTCGTATCAAGGAGTTGGTCGAAGCGGATAAAATATACAAAGAAGAAAACCTGAAGATCCAAGATTTCGCCGAAAAACTTTTGGTTTCTCCTCACCAACTTTCTCGAATTTTAAACGAAACATACGGCAAAAATTTCAATGAATTCTTAAATTCATTTAGAGTAGAAGAGGCCAAAACTCTACTACTCGAGGACTTGGAACGAACTGTTCTCTCTATTGCTTATGATGTTGGATTCAATACTAAGTCCACATTTAATGCACAGTTTCTGAAAATCACCGGAATGACTCCTTTAGAATGGAGAAAAAAGGGTAGCAAACTATAA
- a CDS encoding metal-dependent hydrolase encodes MSSEILQDKDFHFYPVRKPKFEFSENGTSKHWMDGSAYKTHILNTWTLFFPDGERFFIRSIQKFLPSIKDPRVLRNAKAFMGQEAQHAGEHKKTWKILEDQGFKIKTFTDFVNSFFVNFVEKIMSAKSCLAATAGAEHYTSLVATIGLQIKALDQAESEMKRLWEWHAAEEIEHKSAAYDVFLDISGNYFRRMITFLGVTIVFWAATFIGAEILLWQEGLTFKWKTRKDAFRFIFIDEKVFFHAAGAFFRYFRPNFHPEQEDNLELSRAIFESPEHRYKEIA; translated from the coding sequence ATGAGCAGCGAAATATTACAGGATAAGGATTTTCATTTTTATCCGGTCAGAAAACCTAAATTCGAATTTAGCGAGAATGGCACCAGCAAACATTGGATGGACGGTTCCGCTTATAAAACCCATATTCTGAACACCTGGACTCTCTTTTTCCCGGACGGAGAAAGATTCTTTATCAGAAGTATCCAGAAATTCCTGCCGAGTATTAAAGATCCGAGAGTTCTCAGGAATGCAAAGGCATTTATGGGCCAAGAAGCCCAACATGCAGGAGAACACAAAAAGACCTGGAAAATCCTAGAAGACCAAGGCTTTAAGATCAAAACATTTACGGATTTTGTGAATTCTTTCTTCGTAAATTTTGTGGAAAAAATCATGTCAGCTAAGTCTTGTTTGGCGGCTACTGCCGGTGCGGAACATTATACTTCTCTTGTAGCTACGATCGGCTTACAAATTAAGGCATTAGACCAAGCGGAATCGGAAATGAAACGTCTTTGGGAATGGCATGCAGCAGAAGAGATAGAACATAAATCCGCAGCCTACGATGTATTCTTGGATATCAGTGGAAACTATTTCAGAAGAATGATCACTTTCCTTGGAGTGACCATAGTATTTTGGGCGGCAACATTTATAGGTGCTGAAATTCTTCTTTGGCAAGAGGGACTTACTTTTAAATGGAAAACTAGAAAAGATGCTTTCCGTTTTATCTTTATAGACGAAAAGGTCTTCTTTCATGCGGCAGGTGCGTTCTTCAGATACTTCCGTCCTAATTTTCATCCGGAACAAGAAGATAATCTGGAATTAAGTAGGGCAATCTTCGAATCGCCAGAGCATAGATACAAGGAAATTGCATGA
- a CDS encoding LIC10647 family lipoprotein, with product MDSKRLNPDFFLKTIICCLFLILSSCKSMSGILDSIIINAGAEYTALDFFTHPSNVQGIPISKFSVPGSDVDTSIVSRDSTTTRAFYSIGSVPSRIPGTRDIKGFFSFLSGLAWSFNLTSPRTYRGNLINYPDDGRRYLAFDEYVSNQLFPLPPQLGRNMEYTYEDYQMYFTLYLGYYEGKNVNFGVGPIYGLAVYRMDIIEREQRISSVKNQLQELKGLRLLFEYNIGQYFPDTILYNAYVFLEVTSFGDLDGKGMNIRNQVTTANGLPAPSLYMNMTTYRMGVRKELQLSKEPHKKEEGPAYPPLKNLPSAGLPPKEDTKTETENPG from the coding sequence ATGGATTCAAAGAGACTAAATCCGGATTTTTTCTTAAAAACCATAATCTGCTGCCTATTTCTGATCCTCTCCTCTTGTAAAAGTATGAGCGGGATCTTGGACTCGATCATTATCAATGCGGGTGCGGAATATACCGCCTTGGATTTTTTTACTCATCCATCCAATGTCCAAGGGATACCTATTAGTAAGTTCAGCGTTCCTGGATCTGATGTAGATACAAGCATTGTCAGTAGAGATTCTACTACCACTCGCGCATTTTATTCCATCGGATCAGTTCCTAGTAGGATCCCCGGCACTCGAGATATCAAAGGATTTTTTTCTTTCTTAAGCGGACTCGCCTGGTCTTTCAATCTAACTTCTCCCAGAACATATAGAGGAAATTTGATCAATTATCCTGATGACGGAAGACGTTATCTTGCATTTGATGAATATGTTTCCAATCAACTCTTCCCTCTTCCTCCTCAATTAGGAAGAAATATGGAATACACATACGAAGATTATCAGATGTATTTCACACTTTATCTAGGCTATTATGAAGGGAAGAATGTAAACTTTGGTGTTGGGCCAATATATGGCCTCGCTGTCTATAGAATGGACATTATAGAAAGAGAACAAAGGATCTCGAGCGTCAAGAACCAACTCCAAGAATTAAAAGGACTTCGTTTATTATTTGAATATAATATAGGCCAATACTTTCCGGACACTATCCTTTATAATGCATATGTGTTTTTAGAGGTAACAAGCTTCGGGGATCTGGATGGGAAAGGTATGAATATCAGAAATCAAGTCACGACTGCAAACGGATTACCTGCTCCATCTCTTTATATGAACATGACTACCTACAGAATGGGAGTCAGAAAAGAATTGCAACTTTCGAAAGAACCTCATAAAAAAGAAGAAGGTCCGGCCTATCCTCCTTTAAAAAACCTTCCTTCCGCGGGCCTCCCTCCTAAAGAAGATACTAAAACCGAAACGGAAAATCCAGGATGA
- a CDS encoding 7TM-DISM domain-containing protein: MSTTSHWGEIYPLKGDWEFSWGNLYSPNMGYVESGQYFPVPGIWRDYSPEFTWQGHGSYRLKIHKTPEQKNLAIYVPRIPGVYSVYFGKKMIFANGINGTSRLDTEFLAHPNAQIYLLDSTDTELIVNVSNYRGNFLKGGIRNPFLIGDIDALKSKVVRETIWETLLVAIIFSVGLYHLIFFASYRKDLVPLFFSLFCFLVAFYSFVTSGLQYILTPELTLDLRIRMEYFCEACLVPSVYMILRTMYPKQFGHKWMMILMSTMLIFVLSVFILGEEELIYLYSFFMHVPPFYTIVLLAALGYAWWQKEDRARTVFLSGMILAVSMVNDVIWGLYEIYFLIPYSFPAALVGFIAFNSYIISLRFTKDLEKAETFAELQSKYNEQLRLNAEEKAKYATLVDQSMDKGFHSLIDQLESKESSDKSLSKLKNELNQTLSGVRDILDLMHHQGGKEELVEDEMRKFVLKNPLFSHSEIQNVSQFLRIDECLQVQRIFSDAVTIGARRSGESKIFWGKEGDSILLRVQAIGVSETKEEPSSLLEADLKVRAEKLGARFFLMSEPGKFEFELRLHS; the protein is encoded by the coding sequence ATGAGTACAACCAGTCATTGGGGAGAAATTTATCCCCTCAAAGGAGATTGGGAATTCAGTTGGGGAAATTTATACTCACCTAATATGGGTTATGTGGAAAGTGGACAGTACTTTCCTGTTCCGGGAATTTGGAGAGATTATTCTCCTGAGTTTACCTGGCAAGGACATGGTTCCTATAGATTAAAGATCCATAAAACTCCCGAGCAAAAAAATCTAGCCATCTATGTGCCAAGGATCCCTGGCGTATATTCGGTATATTTCGGAAAAAAGATGATCTTTGCAAACGGGATCAATGGAACTAGTAGGCTTGATACTGAGTTCTTAGCACATCCAAATGCGCAGATCTATTTATTGGATTCCACTGATACCGAACTGATCGTAAATGTTTCGAATTATAGGGGAAATTTCCTGAAAGGTGGGATACGTAATCCATTCCTGATCGGAGATATAGATGCTTTAAAATCTAAAGTGGTCCGGGAAACGATTTGGGAAACACTTTTAGTTGCGATCATATTTTCAGTCGGTTTGTATCACCTGATCTTCTTCGCGTCGTATCGAAAAGATTTGGTGCCGTTATTTTTCTCATTATTTTGTTTCTTAGTAGCCTTCTATTCTTTCGTTACTTCCGGACTCCAATATATCCTTACCCCTGAACTGACTTTAGATCTTCGGATCAGAATGGAATATTTCTGTGAAGCATGTTTGGTCCCTTCCGTGTACATGATCCTAAGGACAATGTATCCGAAACAATTCGGACACAAATGGATGATGATATTAATGAGCACGATGCTCATCTTCGTACTTTCCGTTTTTATATTGGGAGAAGAAGAACTTATTTATCTATATTCCTTCTTCATGCATGTTCCTCCTTTTTACACAATCGTTCTTTTAGCAGCATTAGGATATGCTTGGTGGCAGAAGGAAGATAGAGCCAGAACAGTATTTCTTTCTGGAATGATACTTGCGGTTTCTATGGTAAATGACGTTATCTGGGGATTATACGAAATTTACTTCCTGATCCCATATAGTTTCCCCGCTGCGCTTGTAGGATTTATCGCATTCAATTCTTATATTATATCATTAAGATTTACGAAAGATCTGGAGAAGGCGGAAACTTTTGCAGAATTACAATCCAAGTATAATGAGCAACTTAGATTAAACGCCGAGGAAAAAGCAAAATATGCTACCTTAGTGGATCAATCCATGGATAAGGGATTTCATTCCCTTATCGATCAACTGGAATCAAAAGAAAGTTCCGACAAATCACTTTCTAAACTCAAAAACGAACTCAACCAAACTCTCTCAGGAGTTCGGGATATTTTGGATCTCATGCATCATCAGGGTGGAAAAGAGGAATTAGTAGAAGATGAAATGAGAAAGTTCGTTTTGAAAAACCCGTTATTCTCTCATTCAGAGATCCAAAATGTGTCTCAATTTTTGAGAATAGACGAATGCCTACAGGTCCAAAGGATCTTCTCCGACGCGGTAACGATAGGTGCGAGAAGGTCCGGTGAATCTAAAATATTCTGGGGGAAAGAAGGAGATTCTATATTACTTAGGGTACAGGCAATAGGAGTTTCAGAAACAAAAGAAGAACCTTCTTCTCTTTTGGAAGCAGACCTGAAAGTGAGGGCCGAAAAGTTGGGAGCAAGATTTTTCCTAATGAGTGAACCTGGAAAATTCGAATTCGAGCTAAGATTGCACTCTTGA
- a CDS encoding SDR family NAD(P)-dependent oxidoreductase — MSRLSGKNILITGASGGFGKELTKQLLKKGANLVLTDMKAPETKAEFYLENSKPVPGKILGSFAADLSSESGCEKAYKEAIKIQPKIDILVNNAGLAFGGRLLDVPMDKWKLILDVNLYAPIYLSRLFLPAMLERKYGQIVNLSSCAGITAPGELVYYSVSKFGIRALGEALDSGYRHQGVYTTNVYPFFANTNILHSQQFGTDKPKVVPSLIVDSPQMVVRAIVRGIEKRKMHVFPGFTAKLLRFLTRLSPGFLRGMERLGQKFS, encoded by the coding sequence ATGAGCAGACTAAGCGGGAAAAACATTTTAATCACCGGAGCAAGCGGTGGTTTCGGTAAAGAATTAACCAAACAACTATTAAAAAAAGGCGCCAATCTAGTGCTTACGGATATGAAAGCACCGGAAACCAAGGCAGAATTCTATTTAGAAAATTCTAAACCTGTTCCGGGAAAAATACTCGGAAGTTTTGCAGCGGACTTAAGCAGCGAATCTGGTTGCGAAAAAGCTTATAAAGAAGCGATCAAGATCCAACCAAAGATCGATATCCTTGTTAATAATGCAGGTTTAGCATTCGGCGGCAGATTACTGGATGTTCCCATGGACAAATGGAAATTGATCTTGGACGTAAACTTATACGCCCCTATTTATCTTTCTCGTTTGTTCTTACCTGCAATGTTGGAAAGAAAATATGGACAGATTGTAAATCTATCTTCTTGTGCCGGGATCACGGCTCCAGGGGAATTAGTGTATTATTCAGTTTCCAAATTCGGGATCAGGGCCTTGGGCGAGGCATTAGATTCAGGTTATAGGCATCAGGGTGTATATACAACTAACGTGTATCCATTCTTCGCAAATACGAATATTCTACATTCTCAACAATTCGGAACGGATAAACCAAAAGTAGTTCCTTCTTTGATCGTAGACAGCCCTCAGATGGTAGTTCGTGCCATAGTAAGAGGAATCGAAAAAAGAAAGATGCATGTTTTCCCAGGATTCACTGCGAAGTTATTGCGCTTTTTGACCAGACTGTCTCCCGGTTTCTTAAGAGGAATGGAAAGATTAGGACAAAAATTTTCTTAA
- the dusA gene encoding tRNA dihydrouridine(20/20a) synthase DusA, with the protein MSFEKKQPILYPVSVAPMMDWTDRHFRFFLRLITKHSLFYTEMVTTGAILRGDKHRFLRFSPEESPLSLQLGGDNPSQLAECAKIGEEYGYSEINLNVGCPSDKVQVGNFGACLMKDPNKVADCISEMDSKTSIPVTVKCRIGVRGKETLEDLHEFVRSVSEAGARRITIHARIAILEGLSPAQNRTVPPLRYEDVYSIKKSFPDLVIELNGGVRSISDIHSHLDKVDGVMIGRAAYENPFLFSDVDSEFFGAKPLNLSYREIFESTQEYVSSQTALGEKPSRILKHLLGAFHEVRGARSYRRILTEKMYSNPSPKLLLEALESIPDEYLDRKLGNSKIETKDADHLVV; encoded by the coding sequence ATGTCTTTCGAAAAAAAACAACCGATCCTATACCCGGTATCCGTAGCCCCAATGATGGACTGGACGGACAGGCATTTTCGTTTTTTCTTAAGACTGATCACTAAACATTCACTATTCTATACTGAAATGGTGACTACCGGCGCCATCTTAAGAGGAGACAAACATAGATTCTTACGTTTTTCTCCGGAAGAATCCCCACTTTCTTTGCAGCTAGGCGGCGACAATCCATCTCAACTTGCAGAATGTGCTAAGATTGGCGAAGAATATGGATACTCGGAGATCAATCTAAATGTGGGATGTCCGAGTGACAAGGTCCAAGTAGGAAATTTCGGAGCTTGTTTGATGAAGGATCCGAATAAGGTCGCAGATTGTATCTCTGAAATGGATTCCAAAACTTCCATACCTGTTACAGTTAAATGTCGTATCGGTGTTCGCGGAAAAGAAACATTAGAAGATTTGCATGAATTCGTAAGATCTGTAAGCGAAGCAGGCGCAAGAAGGATCACAATACATGCAAGAATTGCAATATTGGAAGGCTTAAGCCCTGCTCAGAATAGAACTGTTCCTCCATTACGTTATGAGGATGTATATTCCATCAAAAAAAGTTTTCCGGATCTTGTGATAGAGTTAAACGGAGGAGTCAGATCTATTTCAGATATACATTCCCATTTGGATAAAGTTGACGGAGTTATGATCGGAAGGGCAGCTTACGAAAATCCATTTTTATTCTCAGATGTAGATTCGGAATTTTTCGGGGCAAAACCTTTAAATCTAAGTTATAGAGAGATTTTCGAATCTACGCAGGAATATGTTTCCTCTCAAACAGCATTGGGTGAAAAACCGAGTCGGATCTTAAAACATTTGCTTGGAGCATTTCATGAGGTCAGAGGTGCTCGCTCTTATCGCAGGATTCTCACAGAAAAAATGTATTCCAACCCTAGTCCTAAATTACTTTTAGAAGCCTTGGAGTCTATTCCTGACGAATACTTGGATCGTAAATTAGGAAATTCGAAAATTGAAACCAAAGATGCCGATCATCTGGTGGTTTAA